A DNA window from Candidatus Eremiobacteraceae bacterium contains the following coding sequences:
- a CDS encoding GNAT family N-acetyltransferase produces the protein MRMRRANDEDAAAIHQVLERSGGDAALAPVEATLGDVESFLRADNAGAFIAELDDRDAGAALFSRQGDVMWLFHIAVLPHARAKGIGKALVGAVEAGARGAGASAVFVQIPKHVEARSFFEALGYHVDIEEDDVVAGEPITLVDLVKLV, from the coding sequence ATGCGCATGCGCCGGGCGAACGACGAGGACGCGGCCGCGATCCATCAGGTGCTCGAGCGCAGCGGTGGGGATGCGGCGCTTGCACCGGTCGAGGCGACGCTGGGCGACGTCGAATCGTTCTTGCGCGCCGACAACGCCGGCGCGTTCATCGCCGAGTTGGACGACCGCGATGCCGGTGCCGCGCTGTTCAGCCGCCAAGGCGATGTCATGTGGCTTTTCCATATCGCCGTTCTGCCGCACGCGCGCGCGAAGGGGATCGGCAAAGCGCTGGTCGGCGCGGTCGAAGCCGGCGCACGGGGAGCCGGCGCGAGCGCGGTATTCGTCCAGATCCCAAAACACGTCGAGGCCCGCTCCTTCTTCGAAGCGCTGGGCTATCACGTGGACATCGAAGAAGACGACGTGGTCGCCGGAGAACCCATCACGCTGGTGGATTTGGTCAAACTGGTCTAG